A genomic segment from Candidatus Viadribacter manganicus encodes:
- a CDS encoding RipA family octameric membrane protein: MTDTATNLEIYKLLVEDVREARRARRELSNVFMTLNIAGISALGFLASAEGLPNPVLFTLCTIALALTCAIWRTSNSYYTVLLAAKYKNIYAIEDDLGVHPIRDEWQSITGKRRTMKWWSLERAMPVLFIIGYAMFFAVHVGGWDVAGSLNALVDGAAGALRSAGAPI, from the coding sequence ATGACGGACACGGCGACCAATCTTGAGATCTACAAATTGCTGGTCGAGGACGTTCGGGAGGCGCGCCGCGCACGCCGCGAACTTTCGAACGTATTCATGACGCTGAACATCGCCGGCATCAGCGCATTGGGCTTCTTGGCCAGCGCCGAAGGGCTGCCAAACCCGGTGCTCTTCACACTCTGCACAATCGCGCTGGCGCTTACTTGCGCAATCTGGCGCACCTCGAACTCGTATTACACCGTGCTGCTCGCGGCGAAGTACAAGAACATCTACGCGATCGAAGATGACCTTGGCGTTCATCCCATCCGCGACGAATGGCAAAGCATCACCGGCAAGCGCCGCACCATGAAGTGGTGGTCGCTCGAGCGCGCCATGCCGGTGCTATTCATTATCGGCTACGCGATGTTCTTCGCGGTGCACGTCGGCGGTTGGGACGTCGCCGGCTCACTTAACGCCCTCGTAGACGGCGCCGCCGGCGCGCTACGCAGCGCCGGGGCGCCTATCTAG
- a CDS encoding aspartate-semialdehyde dehydrogenase yields the protein MGLRVAVVGATGNVGREMLEILSERLFPADEVIALASRRSMGSEVSFGDKTLKVKDLEQFDFSGVDLVLMSAGGDVSREWSPKIGATGAVVIDNSSAWRMDPRVPLVVPEVNPEAVHGYEKLNIIANPNCSTAQLVVALKPLHDRAKVKRVVVATYQSVSGAGRDAMDELWNQTKKLYVGDEIVKEQFTKQIAFNVIPHIDVFMEDGYTKEEWKMMAETKKILDPSIKLTATCVRVPVFVGHSEAVNIEFEQPITAEEAQEILREAPGVMLVDRREDEGYTTPIECVGEFATFVSRVREDATVENGISLWCVSDNLRKGAALNAVQIAELMLNKGLFKRVRAA from the coding sequence ATGGGATTGCGCGTAGCCGTCGTCGGCGCCACGGGGAACGTGGGCCGGGAAATGCTGGAAATCCTGTCGGAACGCCTCTTCCCGGCCGATGAGGTGATCGCGCTCGCTTCTCGCCGTTCCATGGGCAGCGAGGTCAGCTTTGGCGACAAGACGCTGAAGGTGAAGGATCTCGAGCAATTCGACTTTTCCGGTGTCGATCTCGTACTCATGAGCGCCGGCGGCGATGTCTCCCGCGAATGGTCACCCAAGATTGGCGCTACCGGCGCAGTCGTCATCGACAATTCGAGCGCTTGGCGCATGGACCCGCGTGTGCCGTTGGTGGTACCGGAAGTGAACCCGGAAGCGGTACATGGCTATGAGAAACTCAACATCATCGCCAATCCAAATTGCTCGACGGCGCAGCTCGTTGTGGCGCTGAAGCCTTTGCACGATCGCGCGAAGGTGAAGCGTGTCGTCGTGGCAACGTATCAATCCGTATCCGGCGCCGGCCGTGACGCCATGGATGAGCTCTGGAACCAGACCAAGAAGCTTTATGTCGGCGATGAGATCGTCAAAGAGCAATTCACCAAGCAGATCGCCTTCAACGTTATCCCGCACATCGACGTGTTCATGGAGGATGGCTACACGAAGGAAGAGTGGAAGATGATGGCGGAGACCAAGAAGATCTTGGATCCGTCGATTAAGCTCACGGCTACGTGTGTGCGTGTACCGGTGTTCGTTGGTCACTCGGAAGCGGTGAACATCGAGTTCGAACAGCCGATCACCGCAGAGGAAGCGCAAGAAATCTTGCGCGAAGCGCCTGGCGTGATGCTCGTCGATCGCCGCGAGGATGAAGGTTACACCACGCCGATCGAGTGCGTGGGTGAGTTTGCCACTTTCGTGTCGCGCGTACGCGAAGATGCGACTGTGGAAAACGGAATCTCCCTGTGGTGCGTCAGTGACAATCTCCGCAAGGGTGCGGCGCTCAACGCAGTGCAGATCGCCGAGCTGATGCTGAATAAGGGATTGTTCAAGCGCGTGCGCGCGGCGTGA
- the rpmA gene encoding 50S ribosomal protein L27 — MAHKKAGGSSRNGRDSPGQRLGVKRFGGQSVNGGEILVRQRGTKFHPGSNVGLGRDHTLFALCEGQVQFATKRNGRTYVSIAPLAVAAE, encoded by the coding sequence ATGGCTCACAAAAAAGCAGGTGGTAGCTCTCGCAACGGTCGCGACTCGCCGGGCCAACGCCTTGGCGTGAAGCGCTTCGGCGGCCAATCGGTGAATGGTGGCGAGATCCTCGTCCGTCAGCGCGGCACGAAATTCCATCCGGGTTCAAACGTCGGCCTCGGCCGCGATCACACGCTCTTTGCCCTTTGTGAGGGCCAGGTGCAGTTCGCGACGAAACGCAATGGCCGCACGTACGTATCCATTGCACCGCTCGCGGTGGCCGCGGAATAG
- the rplU gene encoding 50S ribosomal protein L21: protein MFAVIKTGGKQYRVAKDDVIVVEKLEGDAGSKVTFSDVLMSGDGKTVKLGKDLSGFTVTGTLVKTEKGDKVTVFKKRRRNTYRRKIGHRQTESHIKITAIGGKE from the coding sequence ATGTTCGCGGTAATTAAGACGGGCGGCAAACAGTACCGAGTGGCCAAGGACGATGTGATCGTCGTTGAGAAGCTCGAAGGCGATGCCGGTTCGAAGGTCACGTTCAGCGATGTGCTGATGTCGGGCGACGGCAAGACCGTGAAGCTTGGCAAGGATCTGTCGGGCTTCACCGTTACGGGCACGCTCGTGAAGACTGAAAAGGGCGACAAAGTCACGGTGTTTAAGAAGCGCCGTCGCAACACCTATCGCCGCAAGATCGGTCACCGTCAGACTGAATCGCACATCAAGATCACCGCCATCGGCGGCAAGGAATAA
- a CDS encoding tyrosine-type recombinase/integrase, with protein sequence MPKISQRLSARRAATLTKCGRHADGGNLYLNISKNGGRRWVFIYTWQGKQVEMGLGSARPGQVSLAEAREKADRARQLLRDGRNPRGADRSQSEVPTFGAYADALIADIESGFSNAKHIAQWRMTLTKHASAIRDVPVDALTTDHVLKVLKPLWTTRPETASRLRGRIERVLSAAKARGLRSGDNPAQWRGHLEEMLPPPKKLTRGHHPALSYRDVPAFMDELRDRVAPAARALEFLVLTAARSGEVRLATWREINLREGIWTIPATRMKARREHRVPLTERVLALIGPPSGNLDELIFPGRSAGKPLSETAFAALLERMGHGAVTAHGFRSSFRDWAAEETTASREVTEMALAHVIANKAEAAYRRGDLLSKRRELTELWEAYCLGRPLPGGGRTSISLARADEEAA encoded by the coding sequence ATGCCAAAAATTTCTCAACGCCTGTCAGCTCGACGCGCCGCCACCCTAACGAAATGCGGACGGCACGCCGATGGCGGCAACCTCTATCTGAACATCTCTAAGAACGGCGGGCGCCGCTGGGTGTTCATCTACACTTGGCAAGGCAAGCAAGTTGAAATGGGATTGGGCAGTGCACGGCCTGGGCAAGTCAGCTTAGCCGAGGCGCGTGAGAAAGCTGACCGCGCGCGGCAACTTCTCCGCGACGGGCGCAATCCACGCGGAGCAGATCGCTCACAATCGGAGGTCCCGACGTTCGGCGCCTACGCTGATGCTTTGATCGCCGACATCGAAAGCGGTTTCAGCAATGCCAAACACATCGCTCAATGGCGGATGACACTCACGAAGCACGCCTCGGCCATACGCGACGTTCCGGTTGACGCCCTGACGACCGACCATGTTCTCAAGGTTCTGAAGCCGCTCTGGACGACGCGTCCCGAGACAGCATCGCGGCTACGCGGCCGGATCGAACGGGTGCTGAGCGCTGCCAAGGCGCGAGGCCTGAGAAGCGGCGACAATCCCGCGCAATGGCGCGGCCATCTCGAGGAGATGCTCCCTCCCCCCAAAAAGCTCACGCGCGGCCACCACCCCGCTCTGTCCTATCGAGATGTACCGGCGTTCATGGACGAGCTGCGTGACCGCGTCGCACCGGCCGCGCGAGCGCTCGAATTTCTCGTACTGACGGCAGCGCGAAGCGGCGAAGTACGCCTCGCCACGTGGCGCGAGATCAATTTGCGCGAAGGCATTTGGACGATCCCCGCAACACGCATGAAGGCCAGGCGGGAGCATCGCGTACCGCTCACCGAACGGGTGCTGGCACTTATCGGCCCGCCATCCGGAAATCTTGACGAACTGATCTTTCCCGGACGGTCAGCCGGAAAACCACTCAGCGAAACCGCTTTCGCTGCGTTGTTGGAGCGCATGGGCCATGGCGCGGTAACCGCGCACGGGTTTCGCAGTTCATTTCGAGATTGGGCTGCTGAGGAGACCACCGCATCACGCGAAGTAACCGAGATGGCACTCGCGCACGTCATCGCCAATAAAGCCGAAGCCGCCTACCGGCGCGGCGATCTCTTGTCTAAACGGCGCGAACTCACGGAACTGTGGGAGGCATATTGTTTGGGTCGCCCATTGCCGGGGGGTGGAAGAACATCGATTTCGTTAGCGCGTGCTGATGAAGAAGCCGCCTAA
- a CDS encoding GNAT family N-acetyltransferase encodes MRDVYEIETKRLKLRPLRMSDAQRVATFCNDPGVARMILRAPLPYLPVAAEGWIMTLKAREPLAEDFVYAVDLEGEGLIGVVGAHKSGNDQFEVGYWFGRPYWGQGFATETLQGFLGEAKSLGHLQAGHFVDNPASGRVLQKGGFAYTGETPSLFSLGRAASAPVKRMRYAGNEAMLAA; translated from the coding sequence ATGCGTGACGTGTACGAGATCGAAACTAAAAGACTGAAGCTGCGGCCGCTGCGCATGTCCGATGCGCAACGCGTGGCGACGTTCTGTAACGATCCGGGCGTAGCGCGCATGATTCTTCGCGCGCCGCTCCCTTATCTTCCTGTTGCTGCCGAAGGTTGGATCATGACGCTGAAGGCGCGTGAGCCGCTTGCAGAGGACTTCGTTTACGCGGTTGATCTCGAAGGCGAGGGCCTCATCGGCGTCGTTGGCGCTCATAAGAGCGGCAATGACCAATTTGAGGTCGGCTATTGGTTCGGTCGTCCGTACTGGGGCCAGGGCTTCGCAACTGAGACGCTGCAAGGCTTTCTCGGCGAAGCGAAATCACTTGGCCACTTGCAGGCGGGTCACTTCGTCGACAATCCGGCGTCCGGCCGCGTTTTGCAGAAGGGCGGGTTCGCTTACACGGGCGAAACACCGAGCTTGTTCTCGCTCGGGCGCGCAGCAAGCGCACCGGTGAAGCGCATGCGTTATGCCGGCAATGAAGCGATGCTCGCGGCCTAG
- a CDS encoding helix-turn-helix transcriptional regulator, whose amino-acid sequence MRASRLLSILILLQMRGRLSAEALAEEFEVSVRTIYRDVDQLSAAGVPIYAERGRAGGFQLHDGYRTKLTGFTAQEADALLLSGVGSAAQDLGLGPDLAAAQWKLLASLPPERGQSAERVSARFHLDPINWYTRADASDALKPLAAAVWSEQRVRVRYESWKGVVERTLDPLGLVLKAGIWYLVADAKGATRTYRVSNIQSLETLNTAAKRTRRFNLARYWDEWSKDFEARLFKETATIEISPAGRRLLRDTNAAAHEALTKESTPCKPEGWLRAKTPIESIEAAKRQFLLLGAEVRVLEPKALRTAIANEAKAVAALYRR is encoded by the coding sequence ATGCGTGCGAGCCGCCTCCTCTCCATTTTGATCCTCCTGCAGATGCGCGGCCGCCTCAGCGCCGAAGCGCTCGCGGAAGAGTTCGAGGTTTCCGTGCGCACGATTTATCGCGACGTCGACCAACTCAGCGCGGCCGGCGTGCCGATCTATGCCGAACGTGGCCGCGCCGGAGGCTTCCAGCTTCATGACGGCTATCGCACCAAACTCACAGGCTTCACCGCGCAAGAAGCCGACGCATTGCTATTGTCCGGCGTCGGCTCTGCAGCACAGGATTTGGGCCTCGGGCCCGATCTCGCCGCCGCGCAATGGAAGCTACTGGCCAGCTTACCGCCCGAACGTGGCCAAAGCGCCGAGCGCGTGTCAGCACGTTTTCATCTCGATCCCATCAACTGGTACACCCGGGCGGACGCCTCCGACGCACTGAAACCCTTGGCCGCCGCCGTATGGAGCGAACAGCGTGTTCGCGTTCGCTACGAGAGCTGGAAAGGCGTCGTTGAACGCACGCTCGACCCTCTCGGGCTCGTGCTCAAAGCCGGCATTTGGTATTTGGTCGCCGACGCAAAAGGCGCAACGCGCACCTACCGCGTTTCCAACATCCAATCACTAGAAACGCTGAACACGGCCGCCAAACGCACGCGCCGTTTCAATCTTGCTCGCTATTGGGATGAATGGTCGAAGGATTTCGAAGCCCGACTCTTCAAAGAAACCGCCACGATCGAAATATCCCCCGCTGGCAGGCGCCTCCTTCGCGACACCAATGCCGCAGCGCACGAAGCGCTCACTAAAGAAAGCACGCCCTGCAAACCGGAAGGCTGGTTGCGCGCAAAGACGCCGATCGAAAGCATCGAAGCAGCAAAGCGCCAATTTCTGCTCCTCGGCGCGGAAGTTAGAGTGCTCGAACCCAAAGCCCTGCGCACCGCGATCGCGAACGAAGCGAAGGCCGTGGCGGCGCTATATAGGAGATGA
- a CDS encoding dimethylarginine dimethylaminohydrolase family protein, whose translation MSYHAFNRAIVRTPSVSVVDGLRAVDVGAPIYEDVLAEHAAYVAALERAGVRVETLPPLDAFPDAIFVEDTALVFTHAAILLRPGAATRRGETEEMRETLDRNFERVLHLRSGTAEGGDVLSTPSEVFIGTSARTSVEGAAALVALLAEIGLRGTVVQSPPGVLHLKSDCSMLDEETILCTPRLAGAEPFPGFRLILTPEREEGAANALRIGDEVFISADFPRSAELLGQAGYRVKPLKTREIAKIDAGLSCMSLRWRNSSCY comes from the coding sequence ATGAGTTATCATGCGTTCAATCGCGCCATCGTGCGTACGCCGTCAGTGTCGGTCGTTGATGGTCTTCGCGCAGTTGATGTCGGCGCGCCCATCTATGAAGACGTGCTGGCTGAGCACGCCGCTTACGTTGCTGCGCTCGAACGCGCGGGCGTTCGCGTTGAGACCCTGCCTCCGCTCGACGCTTTTCCAGACGCCATCTTTGTCGAAGACACTGCACTTGTGTTCACACACGCGGCGATCTTGTTACGACCCGGCGCGGCGACGCGGCGGGGAGAAACAGAGGAAATGCGTGAAACGCTCGATCGCAATTTTGAGCGCGTTCTTCATTTGCGATCGGGGACCGCCGAAGGCGGAGATGTGCTCAGTACGCCTAGCGAAGTCTTCATAGGCACGTCTGCGAGAACCAGCGTCGAGGGCGCCGCCGCGCTCGTTGCGCTCCTGGCGGAAATCGGATTGCGCGGAACCGTGGTCCAGTCACCTCCAGGCGTTCTTCACCTGAAGTCCGATTGCTCGATGCTGGATGAGGAGACCATCCTTTGCACGCCGAGATTGGCGGGCGCCGAACCTTTTCCCGGGTTTCGCCTCATACTGACACCTGAGCGGGAAGAAGGCGCCGCCAACGCACTTCGGATCGGCGACGAGGTGTTCATTAGCGCAGACTTTCCACGCAGTGCTGAGCTGCTCGGGCAGGCGGGCTATCGGGTTAAGCCGCTGAAGACGCGGGAAATCGCCAAAATCGACGCTGGTCTTTCCTGTATGTCTCTGCGGTGGCGCAACTCATCATGCTACTGA